GAGTAAAAATTTACAAAAAGAGAGATTTGATTTAATCTTGAAAATGGTAAAAGAAAATGATTATGTTAAGTATACAGATTTAGAAAAAAAATTAAATATTTCAATAGCGACAATAAGAAGAGATGTTATAAAACTTGAAACACAGGGTAAATTAAATAGAATTTCTGGAGGTATAGAATATAGGAATCCTAATTTAGATGAGGATTATCATATTAGGAGTGTTAAATATTCTGAAAAAAAGAGAGTGATTTCAAAAAAAGCTTCTAAATATGTTAAACCTAATACTTTGATATATTTAGATGCAGGAACTACTGTTTTTGAGATTATATCTTATTTAAAAAACATGAATGTAATTGTAGTAACTAATGGTGTAGAACATATTAATGAACTTATTAAAAATGAAATTTCATTTATATTACTTGGTGGAGAGGTAAAGCCTAAGACTAAAGCCATAATAGGAGTAACTGCAATGAAACAGTTAGAACAATATAATTTTGATTTGGCATTTATGGGGACTAATGCTGTAAATGAAGAATTTGGTTTTTCTACTCCAGATATTGAAGAAGCTATAATTAAAGAAAAAGCAATTAGTAAGTCTCAAAAAGCAATAGTACTTGCTGATTCTACTAAATTAAATAATATTTCAAGAGTTAAATTTGCAGATTTTAAAGATGCTATTTTAATTACTGAAAAAAAGGAGAATAAATGATTTATACTTTAACACTAAATCCAGCATTAGATTATGATATTTATTTAAATAAGACGGAATTAGGGAATTTAAATTTATCTAAAGATGTAAATTTTAGAGCGGGTGGAAAAGGGATAAATGTTTCAATCATGCTTAAAAATTTAGGTATGGATTCTATAGCCTTAGGATATGTTTCAGGATTTACCGGAAAGTTTATTAAAAGAAGCTTAGATGAAATGAATATATCTAATAATTTTATAGAAATAGACGGTATTACAAGAATTAATGTTAAAATTAATGATAGTAATGGTGAAACTGAAATTGCAGGTATTTCACCTAGAATATCTAATATTGATATAGAAAAACTTTTAGGGGTTATAAAGAGTTTAAAAAAAGATGATATATTAGTACTTGCAGGATCTATTCCAGAAAATTTACAAAAAGACATATATAAAGTTATATCTATGGAAACTCAGGCTAAGATAATACTTGATACTAGGGGAGATAAATTAAATTATAATGTTTATAATAACATATTAATTAAACCTAATATTAAGGAACTTGAAGATGTATTTAATGTTAGTCTTAATAGTGATGAAATGATATATGAGTATGCACAGAAATTTATAGAAAATGGAATAGAAAATGTTTTAGTTTCTATGGGAAGTAAAGGAGCAATACTTGTAAAAAAAGGTAGGTATTATAAAGGGAATATACCTAGTGGGAAATATATTAATTCTATAGGAGCAGGAGATTCTATGGTTGCAGGATTTACCTATGCTTATGTAAATAAATATAGAGATGAAGATATTTTAAAATTTGCTATAGCTTGTGGCTCATCAACAGCTTATTCATATAATATAGGAGAAAAAGAATTAATAGATAAATTATTATTAGACATCAAAATAGAGGAGGTAAAATTATGAAATTAACAGAATTATTAAGAGAAAATCAGGTTATCTTCAATTTAAATGCAGATAATAAAAAAGATGCAATAATTGAAATGGCAAAGGTATTTAAACCAGATGTAATTAATGATCAAGAAAAATTCATTGAAGACTTATTTGCAAGAGAATCATTATCACATACTGCACTAGAGCTTGGAGTTGCAACTCCACATGCTAAATCTCGTGGGGTAAGTAAACCAGCATTGGTTATAGCCATAAAAAAAGAGGGTATAGATTTTAGTGAAGGTCAAGAGGATAAATCAAAGCTATTTTTTATGATAGCTGTTCCTGAAAATGAGGGTAATTTACATATAGATATATTAACTAAACTTGCAGATGTAATGTTAGATAATGATAAACTAAATGCATTATTAAATTCTACAAGCTATGATGAAGTTATAGATATTATAGAAAAGGAAAAAATTATGGAAAATAAAGAAAGTGAAAAATTTGTAGTAGCTGTAACAGCATGTCCTACAGGTATAGCTCATACATTTATGGCAAAAGATGCTTTAATTAAAGCAGCTAAAGAATTAGGAGTGAATATTAAGGTTGAAACTAATGGGACAAATGGAAGAAAAGATGAAATTACTAAAGAGGATTTAGAAAAAGCAAGTGGAGTAATACTTGCTATAAATAAGAGTGTTAATGAAGAAAGATTTAATGGATATAAGGTAATAAAGGTTGGAGCAAAAGACGGTATTAATAAAGCAAAAGAGTTAATTTTAGATACTTTATCTGGTAAGGGAACTATTGCTAATTTTGAAAGTTCTGGAAATTCTACTTTTATGAATAATGGTAAAAAAGGTATGTATAATCACTTAATGTCAGGTGTTTCATACATGTTACCATTAGTAATAAGTGGTGGAATATTAATAGCACTTGCTTTCTTATTTGATAGTTTAGCAGGAAATTCTAATGTTGGTGGAGGATTTGGATCTACTTCTAAACTTGCAGCGACATTTATGCAAATAGGTGGAGCAGCTTTCGGATTATTTGTTCCTATACTTGCAGGATATGTTGCATATAGTATAGGTGAAAAATCATCTCTTGCAGCAGGACTTGTAGCTGGAGCTCTTGCATCAAGTGGTGGTTCAGGATTTTTAGGAGCATTAGTTGGTGGATTATTTGCAGGATATGTAACTAAATTTTATTCTAAGGTTACTTCAAATATTAAAAAACAATTACAAGGAATTAATCTTATACTATTTACACCTGTTATAACAGTTTTACTTACAGGGCTTGTTATGCTATTTTTATTAAATCCTATGGTTAGTGGTATTAATACTGGAATAACTAATTTCCTTGAAAGTATGAGTGCAAGCTCAAGAATACTTTTAGGTGCATTACTTGGTGGTATGATGGCTGTAGATATGGGTGGACCAGTTAATAAAGCAGCATATGTATTTGGTACAGGAACATTAGCTGCAACAGTTTCTACTGGTGGTTCATCAGCTATGGCGGCAGTTATGGCAGGGGGTATGGTTCCTCCACTTGCAATAGCTATTTCAACTACTGTATTTAAGAATAAGTACAATAAGGAAGAAAGAGAAGCAGGACTTTCAAATTATATAATGGGGATTTCATTTATAACAGAGGGGGCAATACCATTTGCAGCTGCAAATCCTTTAAGAGTATTACCTGGAGCAATAATAGGTGCAGCAATTTCAGGAGCTTTAACTATGTTATTTAATATTAAAATACCAGCTCCTCATGGAGGAATACTTGTAATGTTCTTAAGTTCTAACTTCTTCTTATACTTACTTGCAATAGTAATA
The genomic region above belongs to Streptobacillus moniliformis DSM 12112 and contains:
- a CDS encoding DeoR/GlpR family DNA-binding transcription regulator; this encodes MSKNLQKERFDLILKMVKENDYVKYTDLEKKLNISIATIRRDVIKLETQGKLNRISGGIEYRNPNLDEDYHIRSVKYSEKKRVISKKASKYVKPNTLIYLDAGTTVFEIISYLKNMNVIVVTNGVEHINELIKNEISFILLGGEVKPKTKAIIGVTAMKQLEQYNFDLAFMGTNAVNEEFGFSTPDIEEAIIKEKAISKSQKAIVLADSTKLNNISRVKFADFKDAILITEKKENK
- the pfkB gene encoding 1-phosphofructokinase, producing the protein MIYTLTLNPALDYDIYLNKTELGNLNLSKDVNFRAGGKGINVSIMLKNLGMDSIALGYVSGFTGKFIKRSLDEMNISNNFIEIDGITRINVKINDSNGETEIAGISPRISNIDIEKLLGVIKSLKKDDILVLAGSIPENLQKDIYKVISMETQAKIILDTRGDKLNYNVYNNILIKPNIKELEDVFNVSLNSDEMIYEYAQKFIENGIENVLVSMGSKGAILVKKGRYYKGNIPSGKYINSIGAGDSMVAGFTYAYVNKYRDEDILKFAIACGSSTAYSYNIGEKELIDKLLLDIKIEEVKL
- a CDS encoding PTS fructose transporter subunit IIABC, with the translated sequence MKLTELLRENQVIFNLNADNKKDAIIEMAKVFKPDVINDQEKFIEDLFARESLSHTALELGVATPHAKSRGVSKPALVIAIKKEGIDFSEGQEDKSKLFFMIAVPENEGNLHIDILTKLADVMLDNDKLNALLNSTSYDEVIDIIEKEKIMENKESEKFVVAVTACPTGIAHTFMAKDALIKAAKELGVNIKVETNGTNGRKDEITKEDLEKASGVILAINKSVNEERFNGYKVIKVGAKDGINKAKELILDTLSGKGTIANFESSGNSTFMNNGKKGMYNHLMSGVSYMLPLVISGGILIALAFLFDSLAGNSNVGGGFGSTSKLAATFMQIGGAAFGLFVPILAGYVAYSIGEKSSLAAGLVAGALASSGGSGFLGALVGGLFAGYVTKFYSKVTSNIKKQLQGINLILFTPVITVLLTGLVMLFLLNPMVSGINTGITNFLESMSASSRILLGALLGGMMAVDMGGPVNKAAYVFGTGTLAATVSTGGSSAMAAVMAGGMVPPLAIAISTTVFKNKYNKEEREAGLSNYIMGISFITEGAIPFAAANPLRVLPGAIIGAAISGALTMLFNIKIPAPHGGILVMFLSSNFFLYLLAIVIGSIVGAIILGLLKEKR